GGGCCGGTGCCGCAGCAGCATTCCACTGAGCAGCGAGCGCCGCACGGTGCCCGGCCGGATTCGTGTGAACTCGCAACGACTTCTTGCGAGTCTTTGGATCGCGTCCCGAACGGAACGACGCGGATGCATCCACCGCCTGAACGGCGCGGCGCACCTCGGCCTCGCTCTCTTCCGTTGGGTAGGTCATCAAAAACTTGGTGTCTCGCCAACTCGTGTCGCTGTCTTCAACCATTTCAACGCCATCGGGCAAGGACTCATCGCGCGAACGCAATCGCGCCAGTGGACTTCCTCGACGCGCTGCCATCTGAAATTCAGACAAGGCAAGCGAAGCCGCATGCCACGGATCGACTTGCTGCAAATGGATCTCTGGCCACACATCGTGAGGCAGCCATTGCAGTCCCATCGCTTGGCTAGATTCCGAGCGATCCAAATCCAGACGTCGGTTCTCGGCTTGGCCAACAATGGTGTTCAGCGTCGCCCTGGAAGACGTTCCTTGAGGCAGCTTCAAATCGATGGTTTGCTGCTTGGCGGAAGTCACCAAAGTACCGAGCGTCCGATCGATCCATTCGGGTCGCCCAACCAGCAAAATTCCCGGGATCGGAAAAGCTTCCCAGCCCAGCGGACCGGTCAGTTGGGTCATCGCCTCTGCCGCGGAGCCTCCGGCCAAATTCAGCGACACGATTTTGTTTGGGTCGACGCCGCCATCTCGCCACCAAGTCCACCTTCGGTCGGGGCTGCCGGAGCTGACCTGCGACACAATTTGGTTGATCGCCTCTTCCGCCGTTTGACCATCCAACGAAATCGTGATGACAGTCCGAGTGAACGCGGCCGCTTGTATTGGCGAATCCGCTGGCGGCTGACAAAACGCCGATAATGTCGAGCAAAAGGAAAACGTCACGCCCAACAAAGCGGCCAAAAAATGTCTCACGCAAGGTTTCCAAACCGTCCGCATGGGCAACGCTTGCATGACCGATGGACAGCCTCTTGTCGCCTGAACCACCGTGTTTTCGCGGGGTCGACACACGCTCGCGAGAGGAGAGCGAAGGTGGAAAAGCGGTTGGGATAGCATCCGACAATCCGTGCGTTGGAAAGTTCTTTTGGTGTGCCGTCTTGCCCGACAGCTTGATCGGTCTAACATCGAGAAGTCAAACCGCAGCAGCCAAATTGCAAGTGAATCGTCGGCTCCAGGCCGTTTGACCCGCCCAATCCTCCCAGACCGTCCTGACTAGCCCAAGGTGGAATCGAACGTGACAGCTCCCATCGTCCACACGACTCGCCTGGTCGCTGCTTACCGGCGATACCTCGGCTCAGCGGACGCTCCCCGATTCGCTCACGACGTAGACGAACATTACACGTCGGCCACCCTGACCGCACTCCTTTCGCGTGGCGAAGTGGAACATCGACGAGCCGCGGCGTTGGCACTGGGAATGTTGGGCGATCGCCACTCGGTCGACTTCTTGGGACGAGCTCTCTCGGATTGCGATCGCGGAGTGCGTTTGGTTGCTGACGACTCATTCCACTCAGTCATCGTTCGCGACGCGGCTCCGTTGCACCATCAAAAGCTCCTTCGAGTCATCCACCTGATCGATGGCGGCGAGTACGCCGCGGCATTGTCGCCCGCGATGGTGTTGATTGACCAAGCCCCGCTGTACGCCGAGGCTCATCATCAACTCGCGATTTGCTGGCACGGGCTGGAAGATTTTGAGAAAGCTGAAGCAGCCTATCAATCATGCTTGTGGCATTGCCGGTTTCACTACACGGCTTGGCAGAGCCTGGCCAAGGTTCGAGTTCTACTCGGCAAAGGCAACAAGGCACTCGATGCTTTGAACCGTTGCCTGGACATCAATCCCGATGTCGAAACCGCTCGCATGCAACGTCGAGTCATCCGTCGCCGTCTGCGTCAAAGCGACGTCTGAACTCGAGTGTAGGAAGACGTTGTGATTCAAGATGACACCTTGGTTGGCGGCTTGGCTTTGATAGTCGCGGCCATCACGACCGCGATTGCGATCGGTCCATGGACCGCCCCCTATCAAATTCGTTCGATCGCGGCGATTCAAAAGCACTACGGCCCGATGGTCGCTCGCGGTGCATGGCTGCTGATTGCATTCTTATCTGCCATTTCTGGTGCAGCTATTTTGAATGGGATTCGACCGACCTACGCGTCGCCGCCCGCAACGCTGAACCAGAATCAGTGAAGAGGTTTCTTCCGCTAGGGTTTTTCAACGGAACCACGTGCTCAATCACGCCGTAGAATCCTTGAAGCTGAATCTCACGCGGACACCATGTTGAACCGGCGGGGGCATCATGCACGCCAAAAGATGTCTTGACTTTGGGTTCGCGGGCTACTAGTTGTGGATTTCAGGTCTTTCAATTGGCCCCCTTTCGCAGCCTGAACAAGGGGATGATGCAGTGGCAACTGAACACACACCTGAAAAACGATCAGCACTTGATCGCTTCCTAAGCGGCCTCAGTGAGTCGATCTTCCAAACCAAGTTGGGCGTCACGGACGTCCAGTTGATCGGTTACGTCAGCGACCTGATGCTTCGATTTGTTCGCATCGATGCCGTTCACAAAATGCGTCGCAATGACGGGCGCCCAGCAACGGAAGTTTTCCAGTTGTTGTGCGAGGCTGAACGCCGAATCGGGATCGCCAAGCGAGAAGTGCATCGCCACATCGGCGACGTGACTTTGTTTTGGGCCGGGATGTTTCCTGAGTCCGTGCGTGGCGATGGCAAGGACTCACCGGATCAACTTCTGGACTATTTCCAACACGGTAAACGGTCCTACAAAATCGCATCGACAATTCAAGCCGATGAATCGCGACCACCATGCGAGTTGCTGGATCGGTTGAGCGACCAGTTTGAACTGTGTGCCTACGGTTTGCGTGAGATCCGCCGAGAGATCGACGACGCGGAACCCGGTCAGCAATTGCTGCTCTCGTGAGCCGTTGCCAAGACGATTGACTGGCTCGATTCTGCAGAGCCAGAATCAAAAAAGGGTCCGACGATTCTTCGCCGAACCCAGGTGACTCATTGTCAGAGTTTGAGCGTATCAGCCGATGTGCGTTAGCACCGGTTCCTGCAACGCAATTGGTCTAGCTGCAACGCTCAATCGGTACTGCTTGAAAAAGTGATCCGTCCTGTCACCAACTATTTCCGGCGAGCTTTGGTTTTGCGACTCTTCCGTTTCAGTTGGCGTTCGCGAACTGCGATCACTTCTTCTCGGTCGACCGTCTCACGATCCCGAGCGATGCAGGCGAGTTCCCAGGCTTCGTCTTCGCCATATCGGTTGAACGCGAAGCTGATCTTCTGACGTCGTCCGTCCTCCGTTTTCCACGACGCACAATACGCTTGGTACTCGCAACCGGGATAGCGATTGTCGACTGAATGGGCCAAGTGCACCCCCACCTTGCCGGTGGTGTTTCGACTGGTCAATTTGTCTTTGGTGGAATTGTTCGCCGGGCCGAGAACCTCCAGCAACGCGGCATGGCTTTGCTTTGCCAACTGCAACGCTTTGCGTTTTCCGCCGCACATTTTGTCGGAGTAGTACTCGGAATTTCGCACGCCATCGCGACAAACGCGGACCACGTAGCCCTTCGAGTTGTTCTTTTCGACTCGGGTAATCCCGGGGGCAACCGTGGTTGCGGTGGTGGGTGTCGTTGCCATCTTGCTGTTGAATTGTTCTTCTTAGAGGTCATCGGATTGAACGATCATCAATTCTCACTACGAATTAACCACGTCCTGCGCCCAACTTAGTTCCCTTTTTCAATCTCGCAACTGTTTTGAACCAACACATCATTTTGGGACTCTGGCCCATCGCGGGCGTCACCACGATTGGCGTGACTCGCGAAAACGCGATCGCAACCATTCATGCGGCCATTGATGCTGGCATTCGCCAATTCGATACCGCCTACAGTTACGGCCTGCAGGGGGAGGCGGACGAACGCCTGGGGGCGGTCCTAAAAGACCTCGACGGGCCAACTCGCGACGAGATTCAAATCATCGGAAAAGTCGGGCAGCGATACGGCGAGGATGGTGCCCGAGTGAACGACGGAAATCCCGAGACACTGGTCGTCGACGCGGAAAACTCTTTGCGACGCATCGGAATCAGGTGCTTTGACACGTTGATGCTGCACTGCGTCGATGAGGAAGTTCCGATCGAAGCGAGTGCTTGGGCGCTGCAGCGTTTGATGCAACGCGGTATGGCGAAACGAGTGGGGGTCTGCAACGCCACCCCAGAGCAACGTGCGGCGTTTGCGAGCGTCGTTCCATGTTCCGCGATTCAGTGTCCGCTCAATGGCCTTCAGCAGGAGCCTCTTTCAAACGAAATCGCAGACGCGAAAGAGCATGACTGCGACGCTTGGGTTTATTGGACGCTGATGAAGGGTTTGCTGGCCGGCAAGATTGAGCGTGACCATGTCTTCGCCGAAGGTGACAGCCGACCCAACTATCCAATCTTTCAAGGCGCGGCCCGCGAACGAGCCCATGACATCGTCGATCAACTCAAAGTAATCGCAGCCGACACAGGTCGCTCGGTTGCGAATTTGTCGATCTCTTGGGCGGTCTCGCAACCCGGAGTCACGGCGGCCCTCGTGGGTGCTCATCGCCCCGAACAAATCGCCGACTTTGCATCCGCAGGCCCTCTGCCCAAAGCGGTGAGGCGGCAGGTCAACGAACTCTTTGCTACTTCCAGCGATTCGCAGGCGGAATGAAAGCGTCCAACGGCGCGAGCACGTGACCGTTTGTTTCGGCGGCAAAGCGGAAACCAATCTCGGCGATCGTATCGGCTGCCTGAACCAGTTGCTCACGATTGTTCAGTTTCAAAGTGACGCCGCTGTAGACCAGCAAAACATCTTCGATGTGTTTTGAAGTGATTTTCTGAGAAACGGATAACAGTCGTTTCGCTGCCCGGTCTGCTCGCTTTGCCGCGGTGACACCATACTTCGCTTTTTGGGTCGCTTCGGCAGTCGCTCGAAGACTGGCTTCCAAATCCGCGATCATGCCACTGACAAACATGACTCGCAAACGATCGCGACTGCTTTGGTCGTTGTTCTGACCATCGGAATCGATGAAGTTGTGGCGGATCGTGCCCTGGCTCCACGAAACGAATTCGAAGTCAAGGCTGCCCGTCGAATGGCCGCCGACGTTGACGAGTTCTTCGTCGGCCGTTGTGTGACAACGCAAGCAGCTTTGTGCAACAAGGTAAACGTTGACGGGATTTCGCATGCCGGCAGCAACACTTTGTGCCAAACGCAGTTGACGGTGCTCCGGAGTTTCCATCGCTCGTGTGACTTGTTCGCCACCATAGTCATGATGCAGGTCCAACCACTGCTTGGCGGATCCGTGACATGATTCGCAGCTGACTCCTTCGATCGCATGCACGTTGCCCGAAGCCGTATCAACCTGTTGAGTGTAGTGGCAATCGACGCACCGACCGTCGTACTTGATGGAACGGATGCCAAGCTTCGAAGCGATTGCTTTCGCTTCTGGACGACGGTGCAGTTCATCGAACGTGCGTTGGTGAGGCGTCGCCTTCCAAACCTTCACTTCGTTGGCATGGCACTTGACGCAAGTCTCACTGCCCATGGTCAAGTGCGGATCAACGGGCTTTGCCGCGGCACCTTCGACACTGGGCGTGTTCACCACCGACGTGATCAACAGGCCTTCCTGGGCAGGCGCCAATTGCAATGGTTCACTCTCCGCTGCATCGTTCTCGGTTGCCGACATCGAAGAGCGAGGCATCTGCAACAAACCGATGGCGGTCATGGCGAGGACCAGCCCGGTGATCACGGACGCGACTGGAAAGCGATTGATGCAGAGTGACATGCTGACACAATTGAAACAGCGGAAAAACAGTTTTAGCTGTTCAAATTTACGACACGATTGCACGCGGTCTCTTTCGCTTCGACTCGACAGACATCATCGGTCAACTGGGGGATGCGATCATGCGGGCTAGCAGGTGTACACCTGATATTGCAGTTGACGCGATTGAAACGGATTGGCTATCGCCCAAGTTGGTTCTGCTATCGATTGATCGCTTGACGCTTCCGCCGCATGGCGATGCATTTCGTACAGATCGTGAAACAGAAAAGTGACTCGCGAGAGCCATTGGAACGCATCGAGAAAGATTCTCAGCGACCGCCAATGAGCTTGTGATACACGCGGCAAGGAGGCCGTGGTGATCAAACTGTTATGGAAATTGATCTGGGGCGATAAATCCAAATCGCGGCGACGGTCTCGTCGATCCAGCGGTTCCATCCTGCGCTGGTTCACGCCTGGGATCTCGGTCACCGGAGTCATCGCACTGGTCATCGCTGCGTTGACCGGACAAGTCAACTTGCCGACCTTGGATTCGCTTCGAGGAAACGAAGAACCGGTCTACGAAGACCCATTGGCCGCATCTTTGACGCCCGAACAAATGGCGTCCCGTGGCTACTCCGGGAGAGCACCCATTGGCGAGATTGCACCGGTTAGTTTGGTGACGCCCGTCAGCGGTCGGAATCAGAAGAACGACGCGTCCATTCGGCTGGCGACTTTCAACATTCAAGTGTTTGGCAAAAGCAAGTCATCGAAGCCTGAAGTGATGCGTCATCTCGCTCAGGTTTGTTTGTTGTTCGATGTTGTCGCGATCCAAGAGATCAAAGGTGATCCAGCACTTCCTATCAATGGACTGCTGGACGAAATTGCCAGTTTGGGTGGTCGGTATGACGCGACCGTGAGCGCTCCCCAAGGCAGAACATCACAAACCGAACGATACGGGTACGTCTGGGACACCGATCGCATTGATCTGATCCCGGAATCTGACTACTTGGTGAGTGACGAACTCGATCGGATGCATCGCGCACCGATGGTGGCTAGCTTTCAAACTCGCGTGACTCCCACAGCGACTCGCAAACCATTCCGATTCACATTGCTAAATGCACACACGGACCCAGACGAAGTCGGATCCCGCATGGGCGACACTCCGAAGAACGAAATGAACGTCTTGGACGATGTTTTTCACAGCGTTCGAATGTACGAATACCAAAGCACCGGCGAAGAAGACTTCATCCTGATGGGCGACTTAAATGTCGACACGCAGTGGCTCTTGGAAACGGGACGCATCTCCAACGTGACATCACTGGTCGGTGATAAACCCACCAACACATTGCAGACGAAGACCTACGATCACCTGCTGATTGATTCAGCGACGACTCGAGAATTCACCGGACGAGCGGGCGTGCTGGACCTAAAATCCGCACTTCGCATCACCGAAGAAGAAGCCTTGAAGGTCAGCGATCACATGCCGGTGTGGGCTGAGTTTGGAGTCTACGAAATCCCGCCTCGCTAAGTCGTTCGCGTTTTTCGATGGCTCGCTAGCTTGGATTGCCTCAGACGGGCGATGGTTCTTCAAACATCCGAACATCTTGGACCGGATAGGAAAAGCGA
The sequence above is a segment of the Rhodopirellula bahusiensis genome. Coding sequences within it:
- a CDS encoding aldo/keto reductase, with amino-acid sequence MNQHIILGLWPIAGVTTIGVTRENAIATIHAAIDAGIRQFDTAYSYGLQGEADERLGAVLKDLDGPTRDEIQIIGKVGQRYGEDGARVNDGNPETLVVDAENSLRRIGIRCFDTLMLHCVDEEVPIEASAWALQRLMQRGMAKRVGVCNATPEQRAAFASVVPCSAIQCPLNGLQQEPLSNEIADAKEHDCDAWVYWTLMKGLLAGKIERDHVFAEGDSRPNYPIFQGAARERAHDIVDQLKVIAADTGRSVANLSISWAVSQPGVTAALVGAHRPEQIADFASAGPLPKAVRRQVNELFATSSDSQAE
- a CDS encoding endonuclease/exonuclease/phosphatase family protein, which produces MVIKLLWKLIWGDKSKSRRRSRRSSGSILRWFTPGISVTGVIALVIAALTGQVNLPTLDSLRGNEEPVYEDPLAASLTPEQMASRGYSGRAPIGEIAPVSLVTPVSGRNQKNDASIRLATFNIQVFGKSKSSKPEVMRHLAQVCLLFDVVAIQEIKGDPALPINGLLDEIASLGGRYDATVSAPQGRTSQTERYGYVWDTDRIDLIPESDYLVSDELDRMHRAPMVASFQTRVTPTATRKPFRFTLLNAHTDPDEVGSRMGDTPKNEMNVLDDVFHSVRMYEYQSTGEEDFILMGDLNVDTQWLLETGRISNVTSLVGDKPTNTLQTKTYDHLLIDSATTREFTGRAGVLDLKSALRITEEEALKVSDHMPVWAEFGVYEIPPR
- a CDS encoding multiheme c-type cytochrome, with the translated sequence MSLCINRFPVASVITGLVLAMTAIGLLQMPRSSMSATENDAAESEPLQLAPAQEGLLITSVVNTPSVEGAAAKPVDPHLTMGSETCVKCHANEVKVWKATPHQRTFDELHRRPEAKAIASKLGIRSIKYDGRCVDCHYTQQVDTASGNVHAIEGVSCESCHGSAKQWLDLHHDYGGEQVTRAMETPEHRQLRLAQSVAAGMRNPVNVYLVAQSCLRCHTTADEELVNVGGHSTGSLDFEFVSWSQGTIRHNFIDSDGQNNDQSSRDRLRVMFVSGMIADLEASLRATAEATQKAKYGVTAAKRADRAAKRLLSVSQKITSKHIEDVLLVYSGVTLKLNNREQLVQAADTIAEIGFRFAAETNGHVLAPLDAFIPPANRWK
- a CDS encoding transcriptional regulator; the encoded protein is MATTPTTATTVAPGITRVEKNNSKGYVVRVCRDGVRNSEYYSDKMCGGKRKALQLAKQSHAALLEVLGPANNSTKDKLTSRNTTGKVGVHLAHSVDNRYPGCEYQAYCASWKTEDGRRQKISFAFNRYGEDEAWELACIARDRETVDREEVIAVRERQLKRKSRKTKARRK
- a CDS encoding HEAT repeat domain-containing protein, which gives rise to MTAPIVHTTRLVAAYRRYLGSADAPRFAHDVDEHYTSATLTALLSRGEVEHRRAAALALGMLGDRHSVDFLGRALSDCDRGVRLVADDSFHSVIVRDAAPLHHQKLLRVIHLIDGGEYAAALSPAMVLIDQAPLYAEAHHQLAICWHGLEDFEKAEAAYQSCLWHCRFHYTAWQSLAKVRVLLGKGNKALDALNRCLDINPDVETARMQRRVIRRRLRQSDV